One Deltaproteobacteria bacterium DNA segment encodes these proteins:
- the tolB gene encoding Tol-Pal system beta propeller repeat protein TolB, translated as MQKVKIIICVIVLLLSCAAMPAWGKVYIDIDSPAFQKFPIAVPDFSVLGGSEGQGNLSRWFSDEMTRLLDITGYFRIIPRDAFLSDTGSGIAAGTIDFSSWAVVGADFLITGGYTVTEQELSVEFRLFDVVEGRLIAGKKYWGRPAEKKRILIRCIDEVLLKLTGERGVFDTKIAFAGKTGSVSELFLVNFDGTELTRITDYGRLTLLPQWSPDGKKISFTSYRDRNPDCYIMDLGTRRVTKASGSTGLNLSGPWSPDGKKMSLVLTREGNEDIYVLDIETNHFQRLTTDPSIDVSPTWSPDGRKIAFVSSRSGSPQVFVMDADGKNVRRLTYEGSYNTSPCWSPRGNRIAYEGTTNGVFQIFIIEEETGGVIQVTFENGGGEAPAWSPDGRYLVFTTRRGAKTNLCVINANGLNPRVIGSSPDLTSCEDPAWSPSLDLY; from the coding sequence ATGCAAAAGGTAAAAATCATAATTTGTGTCATTGTGCTGCTGTTGTCCTGCGCGGCCATGCCGGCCTGGGGCAAGGTCTACATCGATATCGATTCCCCCGCTTTTCAAAAATTTCCTATCGCTGTGCCGGACTTTTCCGTCTTGGGCGGGTCGGAGGGGCAGGGAAACCTATCGCGCTGGTTTTCTGACGAAATGACGCGGCTCCTCGATATCACGGGATATTTCAGGATCATCCCGCGGGATGCCTTCCTCTCCGATACCGGATCAGGCATAGCGGCCGGCACGATCGATTTTTCGAGCTGGGCGGTCGTGGGAGCCGATTTCCTTATAACCGGGGGATATACGGTGACGGAACAGGAACTGTCCGTGGAATTCAGGCTCTTCGACGTGGTGGAAGGAAGATTGATCGCGGGAAAGAAATACTGGGGCAGGCCGGCCGAGAAAAAGCGGATCCTGATCAGATGCATCGATGAGGTGCTCCTGAAGCTCACCGGAGAGCGGGGCGTTTTCGATACGAAAATAGCCTTCGCGGGGAAGACGGGTTCCGTGTCGGAACTGTTCCTGGTGAATTTCGACGGCACGGAATTGACCAGGATCACCGATTACGGGCGGCTGACGCTGCTCCCGCAGTGGTCGCCCGATGGAAAGAAAATTTCCTTTACCTCTTACCGGGATCGTAATCCCGACTGTTACATCATGGATCTCGGGACACGCCGGGTGACCAAGGCATCGGGTTCCACGGGGCTCAATCTTTCCGGTCCCTGGTCCCCCGATGGGAAAAAGATGTCGCTCGTCCTGACCAGGGAGGGCAATGAAGATATCTATGTCCTGGATATTGAAACGAACCACTTTCAGCGGTTGACCACAGACCCGTCCATTGATGTATCACCCACCTGGTCGCCCGACGGAAGGAAGATCGCCTTTGTGTCGAGCCGATCGGGTTCACCCCAGGTCTTTGTCATGGATGCCGACGGGAAGAACGTCCGCAGACTGACCTATGAAGGTTCCTATAACACGTCACCCTGCTGGTCGCCGAGGGGGAACAGGATCGCCTATGAAGGGACAACCAACGGCGTGTTCCAGATATTCATCATCGAGGAAGAGACCGGTGGCGTTATCCAGGTAACCTTCGAGAACGGGGGAGGCGAGGCACCGGCCTGGTCGCCGGACGGCCGGTATCTTGTTTTTACAACCCGGCGCGGAGCAAAAACGAATCTGTGCGTGATCAACGCGAACGGGCTGAATCCCCGTGTGATCGGCAGCAGCCCCGATCTTACCTCCTGTGAAGACCCCGCGTGGTCACCGTCTTTAGATTTATATTGA
- a CDS encoding TonB family protein: MALVVMEKRKQDDGSGLINMMVISFLIHALVISIVIFSPSWPSPRWTFGPVYTVDLVTLPVNKVETAGPVSALSRDLAGISPKEQPLVIRKAVEPTTIIPPKTMEVQKKTSSGATEKAIEDIRRKESASLPQTASAGRPGPILSRGDTALSMKMQVYYTVIWSKIREQWALPQGILDDDTIVAVVDLKILRNGEIADLTLEKRSGNTYFDESAVKAVRKAAPFPPLPEWLDQSVFEVGIRFHSSELR; the protein is encoded by the coding sequence ATGGCCCTGGTGGTGATGGAGAAGAGAAAACAGGACGACGGCAGTGGTCTGATAAACATGATGGTGATCTCCTTCCTGATCCACGCGCTGGTCATCTCCATCGTCATTTTTTCACCGTCGTGGCCGTCCCCGAGATGGACCTTCGGACCCGTCTATACCGTCGATCTGGTAACGCTCCCCGTCAATAAGGTCGAAACGGCGGGCCCGGTAAGCGCGCTGTCGCGGGACCTGGCGGGTATTTCGCCGAAAGAGCAGCCGCTCGTGATCAGAAAGGCCGTCGAACCGACGACCATCATTCCGCCGAAAACAATGGAGGTGCAGAAGAAGACCTCCTCGGGAGCCACCGAAAAGGCCATAGAAGATATCCGGCGCAAGGAATCGGCATCACTTCCGCAAACGGCATCGGCCGGCCGGCCGGGACCCATCCTGTCCCGGGGAGATACGGCTTTGTCGATGAAGATGCAAGTATATTATACGGTTATCTGGTCAAAGATCAGGGAGCAATGGGCATTGCCCCAGGGTATCCTTGATGATGATACCATTGTTGCCGTTGTTGATCTGAAAATACTGAGAAATGGAGAAATAGCGGACCTGACTTTAGAAAAACGTTCCGGTAATACCTATTTCGATGAATCGGCGGTCAAGGCGGTCAGAAAGGCGGCCCCCTTTCCACCCCTGCCCGAATGGCTTGATCAAAGCGTCTTTGAGGTGGGAATTCGCTTCCATTCATCGGAGCTGCGGTGA
- the pal gene encoding peptidoglycan-associated lipoprotein Pal: MKNTLYKLGCIICIVSLAMIMVTGCAKKTETTQIPGATSAEQAKAQEAAAAEEAARQQTLKEQALKEQQEALKKQLLAEAASFVDIHFDFDKYDLKPEARDILSRLGDWLITHRDFEMAIEGHCDERGTKEYNLALGERRADSAKNYLVNLGVDGARITTISYGEELPLDPAQTEEAWAKNRRDHFVIYPVNQ, encoded by the coding sequence ATGAAAAATACGTTGTACAAACTGGGATGCATCATTTGCATCGTCAGCCTGGCGATGATCATGGTAACGGGATGCGCGAAAAAAACGGAAACCACGCAGATCCCCGGTGCCACATCCGCCGAGCAGGCAAAGGCCCAGGAAGCTGCGGCGGCTGAAGAGGCTGCACGGCAGCAGACCCTGAAGGAACAGGCCCTGAAGGAACAGCAGGAGGCACTGAAGAAACAGCTGCTTGCTGAGGCGGCTTCCTTCGTGGATATCCATTTTGATTTCGACAAGTACGATCTGAAACCGGAGGCACGGGATATACTGAGCAGGCTGGGGGACTGGCTCATTACGCACCGTGATTTCGAGATGGCCATCGAGGGACACTGTGACGAACGGGGGACGAAGGAATACAACCTGGCCCTTGGCGAGCGCCGTGCCGATTCGGCGAAGAATTATCTTGTCAATCTCGGTGTCGATGGCGCGCGGATAACCACCATCAGCTATGGGGAAGAACTCCCCCTTGATCCGGCGCAAACGGAAGAGGCCTGGGCGAAGAACAGGAGAGACCATTTCGTTATTTATCCCGTTAACCAATAG